A genomic segment from Stappia indica encodes:
- a CDS encoding LysM peptidoglycan-binding domain-containing protein: MSQKLIIQVLVLLGLAGAGAAGYYLSQKGDGPAQTTEAPKAGDAASQTAETDTPAKTEDPKASETPQETADIGGKSVEERLAAVPAFDLMRVEPDGSAVVAGRSEAGAIIALLANGEVIGRGIANAAGEFAIVLDQPLKPGAHAVTLETRDAEGKVLNESQQSMAVSVPEDPAKGEVLVMLNEPGAPSQILQKPQQVADAGTAGDTQPAPQQVADAGAPAAPDAPADTQGGTATAETDTAASQDAAAAGQQTDAAPQTQAQAEPQATGDNAPAAEQQVAAAPQAGGTRAAPASSDQPAATGGNAPSDTVPAADAATPTVTVEAVETEDEKVFVAGSGEPNSDVRVYLDNQLVGEAKTDAKGRWLLETQGEVKPGEVSVRADQVTTGDGAVTARAEVTFEKSAEEAVILRPVALSGEAGAGSGASGDAGTRQIPSVIIRTGDNLWTISQRRYGEGVRYTTIYQANKDQIRNPDLIYPGQVFMIPEGDRNWPAPRATGG; encoded by the coding sequence ATGTCGCAGAAACTCATCATCCAGGTTCTCGTCCTGCTCGGCCTCGCCGGCGCGGGAGCGGCCGGCTACTACCTGTCGCAGAAGGGCGATGGTCCCGCGCAGACCACCGAGGCCCCGAAGGCCGGCGATGCGGCATCGCAGACGGCGGAAACCGACACACCCGCGAAGACCGAAGACCCCAAGGCGAGCGAAACACCGCAGGAAACTGCGGATATCGGCGGAAAGTCCGTCGAGGAGCGGCTGGCCGCCGTCCCTGCCTTCGACCTGATGCGCGTCGAGCCGGACGGCTCCGCCGTCGTCGCCGGCCGTTCGGAAGCCGGCGCCATCATCGCGCTGCTCGCCAATGGCGAGGTGATCGGCCGCGGCATCGCCAATGCCGCCGGCGAATTCGCCATCGTGCTGGACCAGCCGCTGAAGCCGGGCGCCCATGCGGTGACGCTGGAAACGCGCGACGCCGAGGGCAAGGTGCTAAACGAATCGCAGCAGTCGATGGCCGTCTCCGTGCCGGAAGACCCGGCGAAGGGCGAGGTCCTGGTGATGCTCAACGAGCCCGGCGCACCCTCGCAGATCCTCCAGAAGCCGCAGCAGGTGGCGGACGCGGGCACGGCCGGCGACACCCAGCCGGCCCCGCAGCAGGTGGCCGATGCCGGCGCACCTGCCGCACCAGACGCCCCTGCGGACACGCAGGGCGGCACCGCGACCGCGGAGACCGACACAGCGGCGTCCCAGGACGCCGCTGCAGCAGGCCAGCAGACGGACGCGGCCCCGCAGACCCAGGCGCAAGCCGAGCCGCAGGCCACCGGCGACAATGCCCCGGCGGCGGAACAGCAGGTCGCCGCGGCCCCGCAGGCCGGCGGCACCCGCGCGGCCCCGGCCTCCAGCGACCAGCCGGCCGCGACCGGCGGTAACGCCCCCTCCGACACCGTGCCGGCAGCCGATGCGGCAACGCCGACGGTAACCGTCGAAGCGGTGGAAACAGAAGACGAGAAGGTCTTCGTCGCCGGCTCCGGCGAGCCCAACAGCGACGTGCGCGTCTATCTCGACAATCAGCTGGTCGGCGAGGCCAAGACCGACGCCAAGGGCCGCTGGCTGCTGGAAACGCAAGGCGAGGTGAAGCCCGGCGAAGTGTCCGTGCGCGCAGACCAGGTGACCACCGGCGACGGGGCGGTGACCGCCCGCGCCGAGGTGACCTTCGAGAAGTCGGCGGAGGAGGCCGTGATCCTGCGCCCCGTGGCGCTGTCCGGCGAAGCGGGCGCAGGCTCGGGCGCCAGCGGCGATGCCGGCACGCGCCAGATCCCGAGCGTGATCATCCGCACCGGCGACAACCTCTGGACCATCTCGCAGCGCCGCTATGGCGAAGGCGTTCGCTACACGACGATCTACCAGGCCAACAAGGACCAGATCCGCAATCCGGACCTGATCTATCCCGGCCAGGTGTTCATGATCCCCGAAGGCGACCGCAATTGGCCGGCGCCGCGCGCGACCGGCGGCTGA
- a CDS encoding efflux RND transporter permease subunit, whose translation MISMLETVLRRPKTVLTLMVVMVAAGIMAYISVPKEADPDIDIPVFYVSISQQGVSPGDAERLIARPMETALRGLDGLKEITTVSAEGHVGVVLEFNVDFDKDKALADVRDKVDQAKADIPAEADEPTITETNFALMPTIFVTLSGDVPERTLYRHARRLKDEIEAVPTVLNADLSGHREELLEVVIDSMKLESYQVTQQELLTSLSNNNQLVPAGFLDNGQGRFNVKVPGLVETAEDVYSLPIKQSGEGVVTLGDIAEIRRTFKDPTSYTRVNGHPAISIDVVKRKGTNIIENNAAVRQVVEAATRDWPETIRVDYILDKSEDIFEILGSLESSILTAIFLVMVVIVWALGFKSALLVGIAIPASFMVGFLILQSVGMTVNTMVMFGLVLTVGMLVDGAIVMVEYADRKMAEGMDAQEAYIRASKLMFWPITSSTATTLAAFLPMLLWPGVAGEFMSYLPIMVIIVLSASLLTALVFLPVTGAAMTGAISWIGRHAEWLVALLIGAAVAMLLANPAVAGLLPLPQWLLLPIAAAIGLAVGVLAYFGLKPLVAASRRRAQRAAAKEQEAAKLLSAGEQFDASKIRGATGIYVRLLSFCAGTPFGNVVTLVALVALSGGIFLYFMANSQGVEFFVEEEPNSAIVLVSARGNFSAREALDLALDVEREVIDVKGIKNAVMSVSTGGGGGGGMMGVQDKPADVIAQINLEFSDYCCRRNWKQIAAEIRERTADLPGIFVETREIEGGPPTGKDVRLQITSTSYKELTETVAKVREHVDSMESLQDREDSRPLPGIEWQITIDREQAGRFQAGIGSVGAMVQLVTNGVLIGKYRPDDSEDEVDIRVRLPEAERTLDRFDSLRLQTELGQVPLSNFIDRAPQQKVTTITRRDGLYAMDVKANVVMTDTITTADGVTRPLTANDKVAELQAWLDTQQWPDTVFFRFRGADEDQKESGEFLMKAMVGSLFLMFIILVTQFNSFYQTFLTLSTVIMSVFGVLLGMALMGQKFSIIMTGTGVVALAGIVVNNAIVLIDTYNRFREDGIEPVEAVLKTSAQRIRPVLLTTITTIAGLVPMMTQLNLDFVNRVIALGSITAVWWVQLSTAIIFGLGFATILTLIIIPTMLALPTVWMRLFASRRNRKADAGTGADGTTPGETAFGERQHVAASEAPATPASAAFGAPGSATVTSIGPRKDPPRVPPGTLPQAAE comes from the coding sequence ATGATCTCGATGCTCGAGACGGTCCTGCGGCGGCCGAAGACCGTTCTCACCCTGATGGTGGTGATGGTTGCGGCCGGCATCATGGCCTATATCAGCGTGCCGAAAGAGGCCGACCCCGATATCGACATTCCGGTCTTCTACGTCTCGATCAGCCAGCAGGGCGTCTCGCCCGGCGACGCGGAACGGCTGATCGCAAGACCGATGGAGACCGCCCTGCGCGGCCTCGACGGCCTCAAGGAGATCACCACGGTCTCCGCCGAGGGCCATGTCGGCGTCGTGCTGGAGTTCAACGTCGACTTCGACAAGGACAAGGCGCTGGCCGATGTCCGCGACAAGGTCGACCAGGCCAAGGCCGACATTCCGGCGGAAGCCGACGAACCGACCATCACCGAAACCAATTTCGCCCTGATGCCGACGATCTTCGTGACGCTGTCCGGCGACGTTCCGGAGCGCACGCTCTACCGCCATGCGCGGCGGCTGAAGGACGAGATCGAAGCGGTTCCGACGGTCCTGAACGCAGACCTTTCCGGCCACCGGGAGGAACTGCTCGAGGTCGTCATCGACAGCATGAAGCTGGAGTCCTACCAGGTCACCCAGCAGGAACTGCTGACCTCGCTGTCCAACAACAACCAGCTCGTGCCGGCCGGCTTCCTGGACAACGGCCAGGGCCGCTTCAACGTCAAGGTTCCCGGCCTCGTCGAAACCGCGGAAGACGTCTATTCCCTGCCGATCAAGCAGAGCGGCGAAGGCGTGGTGACGCTCGGCGACATCGCCGAAATCCGCCGCACCTTCAAGGACCCGACCAGCTACACCCGCGTCAACGGCCATCCGGCGATCTCCATCGACGTGGTCAAGCGCAAGGGCACCAACATCATCGAGAACAACGCCGCCGTGCGTCAGGTGGTGGAAGCGGCGACCAGGGACTGGCCGGAGACGATCCGCGTCGACTACATCCTCGACAAGTCGGAGGACATCTTCGAGATCCTCGGCTCGCTGGAATCCTCGATCCTGACCGCGATCTTCCTGGTGATGGTGGTGATCGTCTGGGCGCTCGGCTTCAAGTCCGCGCTGCTGGTCGGCATCGCCATTCCCGCGTCCTTCATGGTCGGCTTCCTGATCCTGCAATCGGTCGGCATGACCGTGAACACGATGGTGATGTTCGGCCTCGTGCTCACCGTCGGCATGCTGGTCGACGGCGCCATCGTCATGGTCGAGTATGCCGACCGCAAGATGGCCGAGGGCATGGACGCGCAGGAGGCCTATATCCGCGCCTCCAAGCTGATGTTCTGGCCGATCACCTCGTCGACGGCGACGACGCTGGCCGCCTTCCTGCCCATGCTGCTGTGGCCGGGCGTGGCGGGCGAATTCATGAGCTACCTGCCGATCATGGTGATCATCGTGCTCAGCGCCTCGCTGCTGACCGCGCTGGTGTTCCTGCCGGTGACGGGTGCGGCGATGACCGGCGCGATCTCCTGGATCGGGCGCCATGCCGAATGGCTGGTGGCCCTGCTGATCGGCGCCGCCGTCGCCATGCTGCTCGCCAATCCGGCGGTCGCCGGACTGCTGCCGCTACCACAGTGGTTGCTGCTGCCTATCGCGGCCGCCATCGGCCTAGCCGTCGGTGTGCTCGCCTATTTCGGTCTCAAGCCGCTGGTCGCCGCCTCCCGGCGCCGCGCGCAGCGTGCGGCAGCCAAAGAGCAGGAGGCTGCAAAGCTCCTGTCGGCGGGCGAGCAGTTCGATGCCTCGAAGATCCGCGGCGCCACCGGCATCTATGTCCGACTGCTGAGCTTTTGCGCCGGCACCCCGTTCGGCAATGTCGTCACGCTGGTCGCGCTCGTGGCCCTGTCGGGCGGCATCTTCCTCTACTTCATGGCCAACTCGCAAGGCGTCGAGTTCTTCGTGGAGGAGGAGCCGAACTCGGCCATCGTTCTGGTCTCGGCGCGCGGCAACTTCTCCGCCCGTGAGGCGCTGGACCTGGCGCTCGACGTCGAGCGCGAGGTGATCGACGTCAAGGGCATCAAGAATGCCGTGATGTCGGTGTCCACCGGAGGCGGTGGCGGCGGCGGCATGATGGGCGTGCAGGACAAGCCGGCCGACGTGATCGCCCAGATCAACCTCGAGTTCTCCGACTATTGCTGCCGGCGGAACTGGAAGCAGATCGCCGCCGAGATCCGCGAACGCACGGCCGACCTGCCGGGCATCTTCGTCGAGACGCGCGAGATCGAGGGCGGCCCGCCGACCGGCAAGGACGTGCGACTGCAGATCACCTCGACCAGCTACAAGGAGCTGACGGAAACCGTCGCCAAGGTGCGCGAACATGTCGACAGCATGGAGAGCCTGCAGGACCGCGAGGACAGCCGCCCCCTGCCCGGCATCGAGTGGCAGATCACCATCGACCGCGAACAGGCGGGCCGCTTCCAGGCCGGCATCGGCTCGGTCGGCGCGATGGTGCAGCTGGTCACCAACGGCGTGCTGATCGGCAAGTACCGCCCGGACGATTCCGAGGACGAGGTGGACATCCGCGTGCGCCTGCCGGAAGCCGAGCGCACGCTGGACCGGTTCGATTCCCTGCGCCTGCAGACGGAACTGGGCCAGGTGCCGCTGTCCAACTTCATCGACCGGGCGCCGCAGCAGAAGGTGACGACGATCACCCGCCGCGACGGGCTCTATGCGATGGACGTGAAGGCCAACGTGGTGATGACCGACACGATCACCACCGCCGACGGCGTCACCCGGCCGCTGACCGCCAACGACAAGGTGGCGGAGCTGCAGGCCTGGCTCGACACGCAGCAGTGGCCGGACACCGTGTTCTTCCGGTTCCGCGGCGCGGACGAGGACCAGAAGGAGTCCGGCGAATTCCTGATGAAGGCGATGGTGGGCTCGCTGTTCCTGATGTTCATCATCCTGGTGACCCAGTTCAACAGCTTCTACCAGACCTTCCTGACGCTCTCGACGGTGATCATGTCGGTCTTCGGCGTGCTGCTCGGCATGGCGCTGATGGGGCAGAAGTTCTCGATCATCATGACGGGTACGGGCGTGGTGGCGCTGGCCGGCATCGTGGTGAACAACGCCATCGTGCTCATCGACACCTACAACCGCTTCCGGGAAGACGGGATCGAACCGGTGGAGGCGGTGCTGAAGACCTCGGCGCAGCGCATCCGGCCGGTGCTGCTGACCACCATCACCACCATTGCCGGCCTGGTGCCGATGATGACGCAGCTCAACCTCGACTTCGTCAACCGGGTGATCGCGCTCGGCTCGATCACCGCGGTGTGGTGGGTGCAGCTCTCCACGGCGATCATCTTCGGCCTCGGCTTCGCGACGATCCTGACGCTGATCATCATCCCGACCATGCTGGCATTGCCGACGGTGTGGATGCGGCTGTTCGCCAGCCGGCGCAACCGCAAGGCGGATGCGGGCACCGGTGCGGACGGCACTACGCCCGGAGAAACGGCGTTCGGGGAGAGACAGCACGTTGCGGCATCGGAGGCTCCGGCAACGCCGGCTTCGGCCGCCTTCGGCGCACCGGGCTCCGCCACCGTCACCTCGATCGGGCCGCGCAAGGACCCGCCGAGGGTCCCGCCGGGCACCCTGCCCCAGGCAGCGGAATGA
- the paaI gene encoding hydroxyphenylacetyl-CoA thioesterase PaaI — protein sequence MTDTGTASTAGDMTPEELARACADAMWAGDKASQGLGMEILEVGPGRAVIAMVVKDSMVNGHGICHGGYIFTLADSAFAFACNSHNQNTVASHCAVSFLRPGRLGERLVATALERWREGRSGITDVTVTNASGEVLAEFRGNSRTIKGTHLPVE from the coding sequence ATGACCGATACGGGCACCGCATCCACCGCCGGGGACATGACGCCTGAAGAGCTGGCCCGCGCCTGCGCCGATGCCATGTGGGCCGGCGACAAGGCGAGCCAGGGGCTCGGCATGGAGATCCTCGAGGTGGGACCCGGCCGCGCGGTCATCGCCATGGTCGTCAAGGACTCCATGGTCAACGGTCACGGCATCTGCCACGGCGGCTACATCTTCACGCTGGCGGATTCGGCCTTCGCCTTCGCCTGCAACAGCCACAACCAGAACACGGTGGCGAGCCACTGCGCGGTGAGCTTCCTGCGGCCCGGACGCCTCGGCGAACGGCTCGTCGCGACGGCTCTCGAGCGCTGGCGCGAGGGGCGCTCGGGCATCACCGACGTGACCGTGACCAACGCGTCCGGCGAGGTTCTCGCCGAGTTCCGCGGCAATTCCCGCACCATCAAGGGCACCCACCTGCCGGTCGAGTGA
- a CDS encoding TIGR00730 family Rossman fold protein — translation MSPCGEGEPRRLKTVCVYCGTGEGGDPAYMAAAEELGRMLAAEGLGLVYGGGSLGLMGAVARSALEAGGHVTGVIPAFLEEREVMMQTVSELVVTKDMHERKRTMFERADGFVALPGGIGTLEEVVEMLTWGQLGQHCKPVVLADIGGFWRPLVDLLAHMRSEGFIRSGFEVDYRVANSVAEILPALRRPAATDEGAFEAGVADLEQL, via the coding sequence ATGTCACCGTGCGGCGAGGGTGAACCCCGCCGCCTGAAAACCGTTTGCGTCTATTGCGGCACCGGAGAGGGGGGCGACCCCGCCTATATGGCCGCGGCAGAAGAACTCGGCCGCATGCTCGCCGCCGAAGGCCTTGGCCTCGTCTATGGCGGCGGCTCCCTCGGCCTGATGGGCGCGGTCGCGCGCTCCGCACTGGAGGCCGGCGGCCATGTCACCGGCGTCATTCCCGCCTTCCTGGAGGAGCGCGAGGTGATGATGCAGACGGTCAGCGAACTCGTCGTCACCAAGGATATGCACGAGCGCAAGCGCACCATGTTCGAGCGCGCCGACGGGTTCGTCGCACTGCCCGGCGGCATCGGCACGCTGGAAGAGGTGGTCGAGATGCTGACCTGGGGACAGCTCGGCCAGCACTGCAAGCCGGTGGTGCTGGCCGATATCGGCGGCTTCTGGCGGCCGCTGGTCGACCTGCTCGCGCATATGCGGAGCGAAGGCTTCATCCGGTCCGGCTTCGAGGTCGACTACCGGGTGGCGAACAGCGTTGCCGAGATTCTTCCTGCCCTGCGCAGGCCGGCCGCAACGGACGAAGGGGCCTTCGAGGCCGGCGTCGCGGACCTCGAACAGCTCTGA
- a CDS encoding TetR/AcrR family transcriptional regulator encodes MARPRAEDYDDKRKAILKTSAELFAEHGFDRASMNQIALGCGVSKALLYHYYANKDALLFDIIRDHLDELIAAVEEGATPDMTGEEMLHGYVLALLDAYRDANAEHKIQINEMKRLPAEQQEELKARERRLVQLFAGALSQAVPQLAEPGSTLLKPVTMSLFGMVNWHYLWFREGGVVSRADYARIATRLILDGARSLAG; translated from the coding sequence ATGGCACGCCCGCGCGCCGAGGACTACGACGACAAGCGCAAGGCGATCCTGAAGACCTCGGCCGAACTCTTTGCCGAGCACGGGTTCGACCGCGCCTCCATGAACCAGATCGCCCTCGGCTGCGGCGTCTCCAAGGCGCTGCTCTACCACTACTATGCCAACAAGGACGCGCTGCTCTTCGACATCATCCGCGACCATCTCGACGAGCTGATCGCGGCGGTGGAGGAGGGCGCCACGCCGGACATGACCGGCGAGGAAATGCTGCACGGCTATGTGCTGGCGCTGCTCGACGCCTATCGCGACGCCAATGCCGAGCACAAGATCCAGATCAACGAGATGAAGCGGCTGCCGGCCGAGCAGCAGGAAGAGCTGAAGGCGCGCGAACGCCGCCTCGTGCAGCTGTTCGCCGGTGCGCTGTCCCAGGCGGTGCCGCAGCTCGCCGAGCCCGGCTCGACCCTGCTGAAGCCGGTGACCATGAGCCTCTTCGGCATGGTCAACTGGCACTACCTGTGGTTCCGCGAGGGCGGCGTCGTCAGCCGTGCCGACTACGCCCGCATCGCCACCCGTCTCATCCTCGACGGTGCGCGCAGCCTCGCCGGCTGA
- the paaK gene encoding phenylacetate--CoA ligase PaaK: MFDLAPKPGDLDPIETASRDEIAALQLDRLKWSLRHAYENVAHYRKSFDEAGVHPDDLKTLADLGKFPFTYKQTLRDNYPFGMYAVPREQVARVHASSGTTGKPTVVGYTRNDIKTWATVMARSLRAAGARPGMICHVAYGYGLFTGGLGAHYGAEELGMTVVPISGGMTERQVSLIEDFRPDVIMVTPSYMLAILDEYRARGIDPRESSLKVGVFGAEPWTNAMRQEIEAAFDMHAVDIYGLSEVMGPGVANECVETKDGLHIWEDHFYPEIIDPVTGEVLPDGEIGELVFTSLTKEAMPVIRYRTRDLTRLLPGTARSMRRMEKVTGRSDDMMILRGVNVFPTQIEEQLLRVEGLAPHYQVELTRSGRMDEMTVHVEALPTHADDAQRAASAAELKTHIKNVIGISTRIAVSDPGVLERSMGKAKRVIDNRPKA; encoded by the coding sequence ATGTTCGATCTGGCGCCGAAGCCGGGCGATCTCGACCCCATCGAAACCGCTTCCCGCGACGAGATCGCGGCCCTGCAGCTCGACCGGCTGAAGTGGTCGCTGCGTCACGCCTACGAGAACGTGGCCCATTACCGCAAGAGCTTCGACGAGGCCGGCGTCCATCCGGACGACCTGAAGACCCTCGCCGATCTCGGCAAGTTCCCCTTCACCTACAAGCAGACCCTGCGCGACAACTACCCCTTCGGCATGTATGCCGTGCCGCGCGAGCAGGTGGCGCGCGTCCATGCCTCCTCCGGCACGACCGGCAAGCCGACCGTGGTCGGCTACACCCGCAACGACATCAAGACCTGGGCGACCGTGATGGCCCGCTCGCTGCGCGCCGCCGGCGCCCGGCCGGGCATGATCTGCCATGTCGCCTATGGCTACGGCCTGTTCACCGGCGGTCTCGGCGCCCACTACGGGGCCGAGGAACTGGGCATGACCGTCGTGCCGATTTCCGGCGGCATGACCGAGCGCCAGGTGTCCCTGATCGAGGACTTCCGTCCCGACGTCATCATGGTGACGCCGTCCTACATGCTGGCGATCCTCGACGAGTACCGCGCGCGCGGCATCGATCCGCGCGAATCCTCGCTGAAGGTCGGCGTCTTCGGTGCCGAGCCCTGGACCAACGCCATGCGCCAGGAGATCGAGGCGGCCTTCGACATGCACGCGGTCGACATCTACGGCCTGTCCGAGGTGATGGGGCCGGGCGTTGCCAACGAGTGCGTCGAGACCAAGGACGGCCTGCACATCTGGGAAGATCATTTCTATCCCGAGATCATCGACCCGGTGACGGGCGAAGTGCTGCCGGACGGTGAGATCGGCGAGCTCGTCTTCACCTCGCTGACCAAGGAGGCGATGCCGGTCATCCGTTACCGCACCCGCGACCTGACGCGTCTGCTGCCAGGCACGGCCCGGTCGATGCGGCGGATGGAGAAGGTGACGGGCCGTTCCGACGACATGATGATCCTGCGCGGCGTCAACGTCTTCCCGACGCAGATCGAGGAGCAGCTGCTGCGCGTCGAGGGACTTGCGCCGCACTACCAGGTGGAATTGACACGCTCGGGCCGGATGGACGAAATGACCGTCCACGTCGAGGCGCTTCCCACCCATGCCGACGATGCGCAGCGCGCGGCCTCCGCCGCCGAGCTGAAGACGCATATCAAGAACGTGATCGGCATCAGCACCCGTATCGCCGTTTCCGATCCGGGCGTGCTGGAGCGCTCCATGGGCAAGGCGAAGCGGGTGATCGACAACCGGCCGAAGGCCTGA
- the paaG gene encoding 2-(1,2-epoxy-1,2-dihydrophenyl)acetyl-CoA isomerase PaaG — protein MQTETSAAHGGAEPAPVLVKREGGVLVVTLNRPDKLNSFNEAMHAALREAMDIAESDAEIRCVLLTGAGRGFCAGQDLSDRVTAPGDAPPDLTRTIEANYNPLLRRLKALPKPVVCAVNGVAAGAGANIALACDIVLAAESAKFIQAFSKIGLVPDSGGTWSLPRLVGLARAKALALLATPVPARQAEDWGMIWKALPDGELMGEARRLAGELAAAPTFGLGLVKQALEASFGNDLDTQLDLERDLQGLAGRSPDYAEGVAAFMAKRAPVFTGRPPKGADTVADTGGEA, from the coding sequence ATGCAAACCGAGACTTCTGCAGCTCACGGCGGGGCGGAGCCCGCGCCCGTTCTGGTCAAGCGCGAGGGCGGCGTTCTCGTCGTCACGCTGAACCGGCCGGACAAGCTCAATTCCTTCAACGAGGCGATGCACGCCGCGCTGCGCGAGGCGATGGACATTGCCGAGAGCGATGCCGAAATCCGCTGCGTGCTGCTGACCGGCGCCGGCCGCGGCTTCTGCGCCGGCCAGGACCTCAGCGACCGCGTCACCGCGCCGGGCGATGCCCCGCCGGACCTCACCCGCACCATCGAGGCGAACTACAATCCGCTGCTGCGCCGGCTGAAGGCGCTGCCGAAGCCGGTCGTCTGCGCCGTCAACGGCGTTGCCGCAGGCGCCGGCGCCAATATCGCGCTGGCCTGCGACATCGTCCTGGCCGCCGAAAGCGCCAAGTTCATCCAGGCCTTCTCGAAGATTGGTCTCGTGCCCGATTCCGGCGGCACCTGGTCGCTGCCGCGCCTCGTCGGCCTTGCCCGCGCCAAGGCGCTGGCGCTTCTCGCCACCCCGGTTCCCGCCCGCCAGGCGGAAGACTGGGGCATGATCTGGAAGGCCTTGCCGGATGGCGAGCTGATGGGCGAGGCGCGCCGCCTTGCCGGCGAGCTGGCCGCCGCGCCGACCTTCGGCCTCGGCCTCGTCAAGCAGGCGCTGGAAGCCTCCTTCGGCAACGATCTCGATACCCAGCTCGACCTGGAGCGCGACCTGCAGGGGCTGGCCGGCCGCTCGCCGGACTACGCGGAAGGCGTCGCCGCCTTCATGGCCAAGCGCGCGCCTGTCTTCACCGGCCGACCGCCGAAGGGCGCGGATACGGTCGCGGATACGGGCGGGGAGGCGTGA
- the paaN gene encoding phenylacetic acid degradation protein PaaN has translation MAAFFDTHKATLDKAVETIHSRGYWSAYPEMPSGKIYGESAKDDGEATFKALLGKPFELDQPTTGGHVGHEVSPFGLNLGITYPETTPDMAVAAARAAMDGWGKASAEARAGVCLEILHRINRLSFLFANAVMHTSGQAFMMAFQAGGPHAQDRGLEAVAYAYDEMSRIPSAVRWEKPQGPKDPLVLDKQFRIVPRGPALVIGCATFPTWNSYPGLFASLATGNPVIVKPHPGAILPLALTVKIGREVLAEAGFDPNVLQLAADTAAKPLTKELVTHPDVAIIDFTGSPAFGAWVRENARGKLVYTEEAGVNSIVVTGTPSMRGMAGNIAFSLSLYSGQMCTAPQNIFVPRGGIGTDEGHKSFDEVAGAIATAVDKLLGDPQRAAGVLGAVQSEATLERVAEARKLGKVLRDSTPVEGMDGARSATPLVLAVDAADEAAYLEERFGPISFVIATDSAEDAIARAAGSAKTRGAITAALYATDETLIDKAADAFADAGVALSVNLTGGIFVNQSAAYSDYHVTGANPAGNACLCDSAFVANRFRVAAMRRPVAA, from the coding sequence ATGGCCGCATTCTTCGACACGCACAAGGCGACCCTCGACAAGGCGGTGGAGACCATCCATAGCCGCGGCTACTGGTCCGCCTATCCGGAGATGCCCTCCGGCAAGATCTACGGCGAGAGCGCGAAGGACGACGGCGAGGCCACCTTCAAGGCCCTGCTCGGCAAGCCGTTCGAGCTGGACCAGCCGACGACCGGCGGCCATGTCGGTCACGAGGTCAGCCCCTTCGGCCTCAACCTTGGGATCACCTATCCCGAAACCACGCCGGACATGGCCGTTGCCGCCGCCAGGGCCGCGATGGACGGCTGGGGCAAGGCGAGCGCGGAAGCGCGCGCCGGCGTCTGCCTGGAGATCCTGCACCGCATCAACCGGCTGAGCTTCCTGTTCGCCAATGCGGTGATGCACACGTCCGGCCAGGCCTTCATGATGGCGTTCCAGGCCGGCGGCCCGCATGCGCAGGATCGCGGTCTCGAGGCCGTCGCCTATGCCTATGACGAGATGAGCCGCATCCCCAGCGCGGTGCGCTGGGAAAAGCCGCAGGGTCCGAAGGATCCGCTGGTGCTGGACAAGCAGTTCCGCATCGTGCCGCGCGGTCCGGCGCTGGTCATCGGCTGCGCCACCTTCCCCACCTGGAACAGCTATCCGGGCCTCTTCGCCAGCCTTGCGACCGGCAATCCGGTGATCGTCAAGCCGCATCCGGGCGCGATCCTGCCGCTGGCGCTGACCGTCAAGATCGGCCGCGAGGTTCTCGCCGAGGCCGGCTTCGACCCGAACGTGCTGCAGCTCGCCGCGGACACCGCCGCCAAGCCGCTGACCAAGGAACTGGTCACCCATCCGGACGTCGCGATCATCGACTTCACCGGCTCGCCGGCCTTCGGCGCCTGGGTGCGCGAGAACGCCAGGGGCAAGCTGGTCTATACCGAGGAAGCTGGCGTCAACTCCATCGTCGTCACCGGCACTCCGTCGATGCGCGGCATGGCCGGCAACATCGCCTTCTCGCTCTCGCTCTATTCCGGGCAGATGTGCACCGCGCCGCAGAACATCTTCGTGCCGCGCGGCGGCATCGGCACGGACGAGGGCCACAAGAGCTTCGACGAGGTGGCCGGCGCCATCGCGACCGCCGTCGACAAACTGCTGGGCGATCCCCAGCGCGCGGCCGGCGTGCTCGGCGCCGTGCAGAGCGAGGCGACGCTGGAGCGTGTCGCCGAGGCCCGCAAGCTCGGCAAGGTGCTGCGCGACAGCACCCCGGTCGAGGGCATGGACGGCGCCCGTTCGGCGACCCCGCTCGTTCTGGCGGTCGATGCCGCGGACGAAGCCGCCTATCTGGAGGAGCGTTTCGGGCCGATCAGCTTCGTGATCGCCACCGACAGCGCGGAGGACGCGATCGCCCGTGCGGCCGGCTCCGCCAAGACGCGCGGCGCGATCACCGCGGCGCTCTATGCGACGGACGAGACCCTGATCGACAAGGCGGCCGATGCCTTCGCCGATGCGGGCGTCGCGCTTTCGGTCAACCTGACCGGCGGCATCTTCGTGAACCAGTCCGCCGCCTATTCCGACTATCACGTCACCGGAGCGAACCCGGCCGGCAATGCCTGTCTGTGCGACAGCGCCTTCGTCGCCAACCGCTTCCGCGTGGCAGCCATGCGCCGCCCGGTCGCGGCGTAG